The Desulfosporosinus acidiphilus SJ4 genome has a window encoding:
- a CDS encoding hydrogenase small subunit → MGNFDLLKVKGVSRRDFMKLIGATTAALGLPELFVPQAASAMEQAIKKPPVIWLEGMDCTGCTESTIATLNPSAAELVLDMISIRYHETIMAGSGNTAEEAYQDALKDKFILVVEGSTPAQEDRYCMVGGKPFRKTLIEASKKAQAIIAIGSCASEGAGIPGACATGAVGVSEILKAEGITTPLINLPCCPVKPTTLIGTILYYLTYQKVPPLDSQNRPVAFYGTLLHDNCPRRGHFENGEFLTDWNNPAQKEYCLLLKGCKGPKTFTDCAQVWWNDNANFCINAGSPCSGCSEKSFYKEFTPLYAKQENFKLPGIGQVNTDTVGAVIGGAAAIGLGVHLIATAASGRLTNQGHGHNQGHDHKEDL, encoded by the coding sequence ATGGGGAATTTCGATCTACTCAAAGTCAAAGGGGTTTCTCGGCGTGATTTCATGAAGTTAATTGGCGCAACAACAGCCGCGCTTGGATTACCCGAATTATTCGTACCCCAAGCAGCTTCAGCTATGGAACAAGCAATTAAGAAGCCCCCGGTTATTTGGTTGGAAGGAATGGATTGTACTGGATGTACGGAATCAACCATCGCAACGTTAAATCCCTCAGCTGCCGAACTCGTTCTTGACATGATCTCAATCCGGTACCATGAAACAATTATGGCCGGATCTGGAAATACTGCTGAAGAAGCCTATCAAGACGCACTCAAAGATAAATTCATACTCGTCGTTGAAGGTTCTACTCCCGCTCAGGAAGATCGTTACTGCATGGTCGGAGGAAAGCCCTTCCGTAAAACACTTATCGAAGCCTCTAAAAAGGCTCAAGCCATTATCGCTATCGGAAGCTGCGCTTCCGAAGGCGCCGGAATCCCCGGAGCCTGCGCAACAGGAGCTGTGGGAGTTTCTGAGATACTTAAAGCTGAGGGTATTACAACTCCCCTTATCAATCTTCCCTGCTGCCCGGTTAAACCAACCACCCTTATCGGCACGATCCTCTATTATCTCACTTATCAGAAGGTTCCGCCACTTGACTCGCAAAATCGTCCTGTAGCCTTCTATGGTACATTATTACATGACAACTGCCCTCGCCGCGGTCATTTCGAAAACGGAGAGTTCCTCACGGATTGGAATAACCCGGCTCAAAAGGAATATTGCCTGCTTCTAAAAGGATGCAAAGGACCGAAGACATTCACGGACTGTGCTCAAGTATGGTGGAATGACAATGCTAACTTCTGTATCAATGCCGGTTCTCCCTGTTCCGGTTGTTCCGAGAAAAGTTTCTATAAGGAATTCACACCCTTATATGCAAAACAGGAAAATTTCAAACTTCCAGGCATAGGTCAAGTTAATACCGATACGGTTGGAGCTGTCATTGGAGGGGCCGCCGCTATAGGTCTCGGAGTTCACCTAATTGCTACTGCTGCCAGCGGAAGACTGACTAACCAAGGTCACGGACATAATCAAGGCCACGACCACAAGGAGGATTTATAA